The Leadbettera azotonutricia ZAS-9 genome has a window encoding:
- a CDS encoding Rpn family recombination-promoting nuclease/putative transposase, which yields MHKDQLSPLYDYAVKIIFGDQKNIENLAGLLKPILDLPPEDYDKLTIVDPFMKRLFRKDKLGILDVKVTSKTGRIINVEIQVKPFSTLRQRIIYYLAKLLVEQLKSGFDYGKLTETVCVVICNHVLIPEEKDFFNIYGLRNTKSENLFTKLLKLYIIELPKLPRDDDGSPMWAWLQFFKCRREEEFDMLAEKHPEVRPIVAEYKKLTWSERRRMIADLKEKYRRDDAAVLADALMDRSREIARALKAQGVSIDKIAAATQLSQEEIETL from the coding sequence ATGCACAAAGACCAGCTTTCTCCCCTGTACGATTACGCCGTAAAGATTATATTCGGCGACCAGAAGAACATCGAAAACCTGGCAGGACTTCTCAAGCCGATTTTAGACCTGCCCCCGGAGGATTACGACAAACTCACCATTGTCGATCCTTTCATGAAGCGGCTTTTCCGCAAGGACAAGCTGGGAATTTTGGACGTAAAGGTGACGTCCAAAACAGGCCGTATCATCAACGTGGAGATCCAGGTAAAGCCCTTTTCCACCTTAAGGCAGCGAATTATCTACTACCTGGCAAAACTGCTGGTTGAACAGCTTAAAAGCGGTTTCGATTATGGAAAACTTACAGAGACCGTATGTGTGGTTATATGCAATCATGTGCTTATACCGGAGGAGAAGGATTTTTTCAATATCTACGGTCTTCGGAACACCAAATCAGAAAACCTGTTTACGAAATTGCTCAAACTCTATATAATAGAATTGCCGAAGCTGCCCAGGGATGACGATGGCTCTCCTATGTGGGCCTGGCTTCAGTTCTTCAAATGCAGAAGGGAGGAAGAATTCGACATGCTCGCAGAAAAACACCCCGAAGTTCGCCCTATTGTTGCGGAATACAAAAAACTCACCTGGAGCGAGCGGCGGCGCATGATCGCGGACCTCAAGGAAAAATACCGCCGTGACGACGCGGCTGTTCTGGCGGACGCGCTTATGGATAGGAGCCGGGAAATAGCCCGGGCATTGAAAGCTCAAGGTGTTTCTATCGACAAGATTGCTGCCGCCACCCAACTCTCTCAGGAAGAAATCGAAACCTTGTGA
- a CDS encoding extracellular solute-binding protein — MMKKAAAFAVLALAGLMALAGCKKESNKVVIYSTSEDYRIEYMQKRLNEQFPQYDIAINYYPTGNLAAKLKAEGVRTECDIIGELESGYMEGILDNLADLSSYDSSVFLPEIVPAHHKYLPFYKGSGCIIYSQDFLRARNLPVPSSYQDLLNPVYKGVLTMPNPKSSSTGYFFLKNLVNAMGEDEAFAWFDGFANNVLQFTSSGSGPVNALVQGEAGIGLGMTFQAVTTINNGVPLSIKFFDEGSPYSLYALGIIKGKDSRKAVKDVFDFYLNTVSREDKERFVPEQIFKNQVNTIPNYPANVKSGDMRGIEILSEKERLLEKWKY, encoded by the coding sequence ATGATGAAGAAGGCGGCGGCGTTTGCGGTTTTGGCTCTGGCGGGCTTGATGGCTTTGGCGGGGTGCAAAAAGGAATCGAATAAGGTGGTGATTTATTCCACTTCGGAAGATTACCGTATCGAATATATGCAGAAAAGGCTCAATGAGCAGTTTCCTCAATACGATATTGCCATCAATTATTATCCTACAGGGAACCTGGCTGCCAAGCTTAAGGCTGAGGGTGTCAGGACCGAGTGCGACATTATCGGGGAGCTTGAGTCCGGCTATATGGAAGGCATCCTGGACAATCTGGCGGATCTCTCGTCTTATGACAGTTCGGTGTTTTTGCCCGAGATTGTGCCTGCCCATCATAAATACCTGCCTTTTTACAAGGGGTCGGGGTGCATTATCTACAGCCAGGATTTCCTCAGAGCGCGGAACCTGCCGGTTCCGTCCTCGTACCAGGATTTGCTGAACCCTGTTTACAAGGGGGTTCTGACCATGCCCAACCCCAAATCGTCGAGCACGGGGTATTTTTTCCTCAAGAATTTGGTGAACGCCATGGGGGAGGACGAGGCTTTTGCCTGGTTTGACGGGTTTGCCAATAATGTGCTTCAGTTCACTTCCTCGGGCTCAGGGCCGGTGAATGCCCTGGTGCAGGGGGAAGCAGGGATAGGGCTGGGCATGACGTTCCAGGCGGTGACCACTATCAACAATGGCGTGCCGTTGAGCATCAAATTTTTCGATGAGGGTTCCCCCTATTCGCTTTATGCACTGGGGATTATAAAGGGCAAGGACAGCCGCAAGGCGGTGAAGGATGTGTTTGACTTTTACCTTAACACGGTAAGCAGGGAAGACAAGGAGCGCTTTGTCCCTGAGCAGATATTCAAGAATCAGGTGAACACCATCCCCAATTACCCGGCAAATGTAAAATCGGGCGACATGAGGGGCATTGAAATACTTAGCGAAAAAGAGCGATTATTAGAGAAATGGAAGTATTGA
- a CDS encoding ABC transporter ATP-binding protein, protein MEVLKTKVDKLEVRELSHSFSLDQREVLHRISFTVKDGEFLSILGPSGCGKTTILRILIGLIQPSSGKIFKNGEDITEYKPSGRNMGIVFQNYALFQNMSVLGNVEYALKFNPGLKSRSRSIAENVIDQVGLTEHINKKPWKLSGGQQQRVAIARTLALNPEIILFDEPMSALDAATRLVLRDELKRIQEKFKSTMIYVTHDQEEAFALSDRIMVMNQGVIEQLDTPRNIVKNPASQYMKDFVIHNLKLKIDSLAQYMGAED, encoded by the coding sequence ATGGAAGTATTGAAAACAAAGGTTGATAAACTGGAGGTCAGGGAGCTTTCCCACAGCTTTAGCCTTGACCAGAGGGAAGTGCTTCACCGGATAAGCTTTACCGTAAAGGATGGGGAGTTTCTCTCCATCCTGGGGCCTTCCGGCTGCGGCAAGACCACCATACTTCGCATACTCATCGGCCTTATACAGCCCAGTTCCGGGAAGATTTTTAAGAACGGGGAAGACATAACCGAATATAAACCCTCCGGAAGGAATATGGGCATAGTGTTCCAGAACTATGCCCTCTTTCAAAACATGAGCGTCCTGGGCAATGTGGAATACGCCCTCAAATTCAACCCCGGGTTGAAAAGCCGTTCAAGGTCAATCGCGGAAAATGTGATCGACCAGGTGGGCCTTACGGAGCATATCAATAAAAAGCCCTGGAAGCTTTCTGGGGGGCAGCAGCAGAGGGTGGCTATAGCCCGCACCCTTGCCCTGAACCCCGAAATAATCCTTTTCGACGAACCTATGTCGGCCCTTGATGCAGCCACCCGCCTTGTATTGCGGGATGAACTGAAAAGGATACAGGAAAAATTCAAATCCACCATGATCTACGTTACCCACGATCAGGAAGAAGCATTCGCCCTGTCCGACCGTATCATGGTGATGAATCAAGGCGTGATAGAGCAGCTTGACACTCCCCGGAATATTGTAAAAAACCCTGCAAGCCAATATATGAAAGATTTTGTGATCCACAATTTAAAGCTTAAAATCGATTCTCTTGCCCAATACATGGGAGCAGAGGATTGA